The window ACATATCTAATCCAAATCATATGCTATCAAGTGTCAAGATTTCCAAGTTAGTAGTAAACCCTATGACCCAAGAATCCATGTTTGTAGAGTTGGACGACTTGGGTGATGAATCCTTGTTCTTATTTGAACACAGTTCCATGTCCGTTACTGCTTCCAAATTTTCAGGATGTATCGCCAATTCTGTGTACTATACAGGTTCGAGACATCAAGATTTATGATGTACCATCAAGATGGCAACTTTTGCACCCTATTTTCTTTCCAGACATCAAGTTTTCTTGATGATAGTAACCTACCAAAAGTGTTGTGGATAATTCCTACTCCAAAGTTTACTACTCCTACTACTTTTTAGTCATGGTTTGGCTTGATCAAGTTGTCCCATTTTGGTGCTGCTATATTTAGTTTCTTTTGTCCTCTTTTTAGCAATCTGAAAATTTTATGATAAAGTTGGATCGCAATATAAAATTTTGCGAGTTATTATAATTGTTAGATTTCTATAAGGTTGAGAAATAATGATCAAACATTATATCCAATTCAGAAGGGTAAGAGTTATGCTCTTGGGGGTTGGTTTGTATACGAGAGGAGAGAAATGCATGGATATCCCAATATCCATGTTGGAAAGTAGCAGATACAGCTTACTAACAACATGGTCTTAGATAGGAAGATGTGGAGTACGTGCATTAACGTAGATAGGAAGTAGGTAGGAATGCGTCTCCACTAATAGGTAGGtgtgttttatcttgttattgtaGTTAGTTGTTGTGCTTGCGTGTAGTGTCTTGGTCTTGGCTTGGAGTTACTGGTTATGTTTGTCGTTTCAAATACATCGAGTGTAGTGCAACTTTGTGGTAGGCTTACTTTTGTTATTATATGTTGTTTGTTTctattgtttcttgttcttgCATTAGATCCTTCTCTAAAATTATTTGTCTTAGCTGATATCTTtcggaaatagtctctctacctcacttctgaggtagtggtacgAATAGCGTGGAAATATAGTCGTCGTGTTGTTGAATATCCCACTGGAATAATTTATCTCTCCTTTGATATGGCATAGCACTCCCACCTTGGTACAAATGGTAGGATAAGGTGCTTTAGGGATTAGCTAATACCTCAATGCAAACATGATGAGATAATGAATGAATTGTCATGACTCATGATGGTGGTATATATGTCACGACAGGCTGTTCGTGATGTGATATACTATGATGACAGATACTATGCTGTGACTTCTCATGGTAGTGTTTTATCTTTTGACAGAATGACTTTGGATTCGAAGGAGATAAGTGGACCTTAGTCAGTAAGGTATACTAACATGACCGCAAACTTTCATCTCATAAAGACCACAACTAACAAGCCTCTTGGTGATGAAGCCTTGTTATCTGAATACGGTTCCATGTCTGTTTCTGCTTCCAAATTTTCAGGAGGTAATGCCAATTCTGTATACTATACAGGTTCTTATCCAGGGTACGTCCGTGCCATGGGAACCTAGGTTAGACCTTGTACATTATCAAGATGGCAACTTCTGCACCCATTTTCATTTCGAGATTACATGTTCATTTTACATCAAGCCAAGAGTGCTGTGGATAATTCCGACTCCAAAGTTTGATACTACTTCCTAGTCATCGTTGTTTCCATACGTCCGGGGCTTAATTCCCAGGACCTTTATGGTGGAGTTTTAGTGCATCGGTTTGTCCCTTCATGCTGTTAACTTGTAAGTCTTGTGTATTGGACTAGAAATGCAAAGCACTTATAGCTTAGTTTGATGATCGGATACTTAAAATTGTTGGCTTTAATTTATGTGGATGGCACATTTCATGGAATGCTATGGTGGACGTANNNNNNNNNNNNNNNNNNNNNNNNNNNNNNNNNNNNNNNNNNNNNNNNNNNNNNNNNNNNNNNNNNNNNNNNNNNNNNNNNNNNNNNNNNNNNNNNNNNNNNNNNNNNNNNNNNNNNNNNNNNNNNNNNNNNNNNNNNNNNNNNNNNNNNNNNNNNNNNNNNNNNNNNNNNNNNNNNNNNNNNNNNNNNNNNNNNNNNNNNNNNNNNNNNNNNNNNNNNNNNNNNNNNNNNNNNNNNNNNNNNNNNNNNNNNNNNNNNNNNNNNNNNNNNNNNNNNNNNNNNNNNNNNNNNNNNNNNNNNNNNNNNNNNNNNNNNNNNNNNNNNNNNNNNNNNNNNNNNNNNNNNNNNNNNNNNNNNNNNNNNNNNNNNNNNNNNNNNNNNNNNNNNNNNNNNNNNNNNNNNNNNNNNNNNNNNNNNNNNNNNNNNNNNNNNNNNNNNNNNNNNNNNNNNNNNNNNNNNNNNNNNNNNNNNNNNNNNNNNNNNNNNNNNNNNNNNNNNNNNNNNNNNNNNNNNNNNNNNNNNNNNNNNNNNNNNNNNNNNNNNNNNNNNNNNNNNNNNNNNNNNNNNNNNNNNNNNNNNNNNNNNNNNNNNNNNNNNNNNNNNNNNNNNNNNNNNNNNNNNNNNNNNNNNNNNNNNNNNNNNNNNNNNNNNNNNNNNNNNNNNNNNNNNNNNNNNNNNNNNNNNNNNNNNNNNNNNNNNNNNNNNNNNNNNNNNNNNNNNNNNNNNNNNNNNNNNNNNNNNNNNNNNNNNNNNNNNNNNNNNNNNNNNNNNNNNNNNNNNNNNNNNNNNNNNNNNNNNNNNNNNNNNNNNNNNNNNNNNNNNNNNNNNNNNNNNNNNNNNNNNNNNNNNNNNNNNNNNNNNNNNNNNNNNNNNNNNNNNNNNNNNNNNNNNNNNNNNNNNNNNNNNNNNNNNNNNNNNNNNNNNNNNNNNNNNNNNNNNNNNNNNNNNNNNNNNNNNNNNNNNNNNNNNNNNNNNNNNNNNNNNNNNNNNNNNNNNNNNNNNNNNNNNNNNNNNNNNNNNNNNNNNNNNNNNNNNNNNNNNNNNNNNNNNNNNNNNNNNNNNNNNNNNNNNNNNNNNNNNNNNNNNNNNNNNNNNNNNNNNNNNNNNNNNNNNNNNNNNNNNNNNNNNNNNNNNNNNNNNNNNNNNNNNNNNNNNNNNNNNNNNNNNNNNNNNNNNNNNNNNNNNNNNNNNNNNNNNNNNNNNNNNNNNNNNNNNNNNNNNNNNNNNNNNNNNNNNNNNNNNNNNNNNNNNNNNNNNNNNNNNNNNNNNNNNNNNNNNNNNNNNNNNNNNNNNNNNNNNNNNNNNNNNNNNNNNNNNNNNNNNNNNNNNNNNNNNNNNNNNNNNNNNNNNNNNNNNNNNNNNNNNNNNNNNNNNNNNNNNNNNNNNNNNNNNNNNNNNNNNNNNNNNNNNNNNNNNNNNNNNNNNNNNNNNNNNNNNNNNNNNNNNNNNNNNNNNNNNNNNNNNNNNNNNNNNNNNNNNNNNNNNNNNNNNNNNNNNNNNNNNNNNNNNNNNNNNNNNNNNNNNNNNNNNNNNNNNNNNNNNNNNNNNNNNNNNNNNNNNNNNNNNNNNNNNNNNNNNNNNNNNNNNNNNNNNNNNNNNNNNNNNNNNNNNNNNNNNNNNNNNNNNNNNNNNNNNNNNNNNNNNNNNNNNNNNNNNNNNNNNNNNNNNNNNNNNNNNNNNNNNNNNNNNNNNNNNNNNNNNNNNNNNNNNNNNNNNNNNNNNNNNNNNNNNNNNNNNNNNNNNNNNNNNNNNNNNNNNNNNNNNNNNNNNNNNNNNNNNNNNNNNNNNNNNNNNNNNNNNNNNNNNNNNNNNNNNNNNNNNNNNNNNNNNNNNNNNNNNNNNNNNNNNNNNNNNNNNNNNNNNNNNNNNNNNNNNNNNNNNNNNNNNNNNNNNNNNNNNNNNNNNNNNNNNNNNNNNNNNNNNNNNNNNNNNNNNNNNNNNNNNNNNNNNNNNNNNNNNNNNNNNNNNNNNNNNNNNNNNNNNNNNNNNNNNNNNNNNNNNNNNNNNNNNNNNNNNNNNNNNNNNNNNNNNNNNNNNNNNNNNNNNNNNNNNNNNNNNNNNNNNNNNNNNNNNNNNNNNNNNNNNNNNNNNNNNNNNNNNNNNNNNNNNNNNNNNNNNNNNNNNNNNNNNNNNNNNNNNNNNNNNNNNNNNNNNNNNNNNNNNNNNNNNNNNNNNNNNNNNNNNNNNNNNNNNNNNNNNNNNNNNNNNNNNNNNNNNNNNNNNNNNNNNNNNNNNNNNNNNNNNNNNNNNNNNNNNNNNNNNNNNNNNNNNNNNNNNNNNNNNNNNNNNNNNNNNNNNNNNNNNNNNNNNNNNNNNNNNNNNNNNNNNNNNNNNNNNNNNNNNNNNNNNNNNNNNNNNNNNNNNNNNNNNNNNNNNNNNNNNNNNNNNNNNNNNNNNNNNNNNNNNNNNNNNNNNNNNNNNNNNNNNNNNNNNNNNNNNNNNNNNNNNNNNNNNNNNNNNNNNNNNNNNNNNNNNNNNNNNNNNNNNNNNNNNNNNNNNNNNNNNNNNNNNNNNNNNNNNNNNNNNNNNNNNNNNNNNNNNNNNNNNNNNNNNNNNNNNNNNNNNNNNNNNNNNNNNNNNNNNNNNNNNNNNNNNNNNNNNNNNNNNNNNNNNNNNNNNNNNNNNNNNNNNNNNNNNNNNNNNNNNNNNNNNNNNNNNNNNNNNNNNNNNNNNNNNNNNNNNNNNNNNNNNNNNNNNNNNNNNNNNNNNNNNNNNNNNNNNNNNNNNNNNNNNNNNNNNNNNNNNNNNNNNNNNNNNNNNNNNNNNNNNNNNNNNNNNNNNNNNNNNNNNNNNNNNNNNNNNNNNNNNNNNNNNNNNNNNNNNNNNNNNNNNNNNNNNNNNNNNNNNNNNNNNNNNNNNNNNNNNNNNNNNNNNNNNNNNNNNNNNNNNNNNNNNNNNNNNNNNNNNNNNNNNNNNNNNNNNNNNNNNNNNNNNNNNNNNNNNNNNNNNNNNNNNNNNNNNNNNNNNNNNNNNNNNNNNNNNNNNNNNNNNNNNNNNNNNAAGGGTAAAGTTTCACTATCTACAGATCCAGTGTTGTAAAGTTGTCAATTCAGCAATTTTGAATCTATACAACAAGTGTATTCTCAGAGGTTTGGGGAGGATAAAGGGGAGGATAAAGTGTACTCAATTCATACTATTACCTCAGTTAGAGAGTTGTTTTTTATAAATCATCGGTTCATGACAAacaacagtataacaaacaaaatatataaaaagtacaCTACAAAACTATAAGACACTGCAagctagataataaaagaaacaagacatcCATAAAATAGTactataaaattatatatatcaccaaaacaccatgaacaagaaactccagacgCAGATACAAACCAATCTCTTATCCCTAGTTCCTATCATCACGGACTCGAACTTCTATCAACTAACCCCCTATCCTCTATCAATAAATTCAATTGACATACCTTTAATAAAACTTTAATTAATAGTATGTCTAGTAAATCAATATTATTAATAATGTTTTGATATTTAAATcaccaaaatatattttgtaacttTCATTAAGAGTATATGCAAAATActcatgattttataaataaaataactaaattgaaAGACAATTTTTTTTGCATCAAGAGGGATAATTAAAACGAAACCAAGGGAGTACACAATATAGAAATCTGAAAAGTCAAATTTGAGAAACACAAAAcattaattaagataattaataaatatgaaaaattgttAACGTCATTACATGCGTATGCGAATTTTCATTTCCCACACAAGCGCAagtcattttaatttttcattttctctgTGTATATATTCTGAGGTTGTGGATATTCAAAATAAACTATAATACTTTAGTTAgccttctaaaaatatttgtttcaatttagttatcTCATTTAtaatatcaagagaattttattatgttcttctaAGATTACTCCTATTAATAAATGACATaaagtatataattcatatttatactttcaaaacataattaataagattaatttgataaataagtacctaattaatatttttttaatgaatgtgtcaaattcatagggtcaactaataCGATTTGGTACTCTActtgattttgcaaaaaaaatagtttccatttttaaaatcaagaatggaAATGGAGCGGTGCGGTATGGGTTAAGTGTGTGCGGGGTGAGATGGGTTGTGATAAACACGGTTGTGGTGCGGTGCAggtcaaactaaaaaaaaagtggTGTGAGTTAGGTCGGGTCGGGTTAGGgtattgaaaattaaaaattaggacCTTGGACAATAAAATCCGACTCTTTCCTCTCAAGTCTCACATCTAAAATTAGGATTTAGGGCACAATCCTCTTACTCTCATTGTCTACAATTTCAAAGACAGAATTCTATTCAAAGGGGTCAATggtgatttattcttcttttctttcgaGAATAGAGACAGTATAGATGCAGGGCAATTGATGGCACTAATGTAAATAGCTAAGACCGTGATAGTTAATTAGTTAGAGTATGTGATATGGCAGCCAGCTGGACAATTTAGTTAGTGTGCTGTATAAGTAGTGATATGTTAGTTACAGATTAAAAAACTCATCGTACATATTTTCCTCTCTTAATATATTGAAAATCTTCTCTCTAGAAGCTTCGATGTGTTCTTCAAAGGAGTCTCATAATTGATTGAGATGGTAATCACTTTGTGATCAGTTTACAGTGATAAATTCTATATGGTATCAAAGCTACGACCACTATTGTGAGTTGTGCGATCGCTCATTACTACAAATACAGTTTTTTGTTCAGAGAATTTGAAGAAAACTCAAAGCTCAACAATGGCGGGAGTGAAATTTGATCACAATCATGCATTATTTCTTCATCCTTCATATACTACCGGAGCTTCTATCATTCCTATGCAGTTAACTGGGTCCGAAAATTATTCGATTTGGAGTAGAGCCATGCGAATTCAACTCCTACGTAAAAACAAATTAGGGCTAGTTGATGGTACATGGAAGAAAGAGGATTTTGCAACTGAATTAGCCCATCAATGGGATAAATGCAATGCAATAGTCCAAGGTTGGATTATGAGTTCAGTTACGAAGGAACTTCACACTGAGATAGTGTATGCAGTGGATGCAAAATTCAGTTTGGGACGATTTGAAGGAACCTTTTGATAAGGTCAATGCGTCAAGGATCTATCAGTTACACAAGTCAATTGCAACACTAGTGCAAGGTACTGACAGTATAGCTGTTTATTTTTCGAAACTTCGAAATCTTTGGGTAGAATATGAATCAATGGTGCCGCCTCCATGTGATTGTGCAAAGGCTAAGGAATTCTGTGCGCATATTCAAAACCAGCAATTGATGCAATTTTTGATGGGATTAAATGAGAATTATGACTATCCTCGAAGTCAAATTCTGATGACAACTCCAACTCCCATTCTCAATAGAGCTTATGCTATGCTTGTTGAACGAGACCAAAAAGCTATGGGGAGTTTGTCCATAACAGGAGAAGGCGCTGAAGTTGCAGCCTTATTAGCTAAGCGTGGACCTGCCTACTTCAAACCAAAGAAGAATGGGAATCCTAACTGGAATGCAATATGTGACTTTTGCAAAATGAAAAGTCATGTTGAGGATGACTGCTACAAGCTACATGGTTATCCTGAAGATTATGTCCACAAGAAGAAAGGTCACTTTTATTCTCAAGGGAGAATGCTCATTCACGCAAACCAACCTTCAAACCAAATGCAAACAGAAATGAAGCATACAATTTTCATTCTGATACTTCCACTACTCACCAGAACAAATACAACAGAGTTGGAGGTAAGACTGAATCAAATGATGCAGGTCCAAGTAGCTCAAGAAGTTACATGCCCAGGGCTCCACAACTGACTCAGGATCAACATGACAAAATCATGATGCTGCTTGATAAACAGATGCCACAGCTGGATATGGTTAACATGGCAGGTATTGTTCAGTCTCTTATGTCTAGTATAGAAGAAGCCAATTGGATAGTGGATACTGGTGCAACGAATCATATGAcatccaatttgaatttgttacATAACATTAAATCAGTCAGCACAGGGTATAATAAAAGTGTTCATTTGCCAACTGGAGAAATAGCTGCAGTAACACATACTGGAAACTGTATAGTAATGGGTACACAGGACATACAGAATGTGTTATTTGTGCCCGAATTTAAGTACAATCTTCTATCCGTTTTCAAGATAACTAGAGAGCTTATTGTTGTCTCTTGTTAACCCTGGTTTTTGCCTGTTCCAGGACCTCTTCAGTGGGAGGCTGAAGGGGATTGGTAGGGAACAAGATGGCCTGTATCTACTGAGTCCTTACACACCTGCTACATCCAGTTTTATCACTAATAAAGTAGAGAAGATGGCGAGCGAATCCGACAAGGTATTGACTGCTAAGGAAGACAAGATGAATGAAGACATCATGCTTTGGCACAGAAGGCTAGCTCATGCTTCTGGTGCATCATTGCAGGGAATGCTTGGTTATAGTCTAGATGAATGTAAATCTATTCTAGTTGGTTGTGACATTTGCCCTTTAGCTAAACACACCAGACATCCTTTTCCTTGTAGCACTAGTAAATCCAGTTCTCCTTTTCAGCTTCTACATTTGGATGTATGGGGGTCATATTATATAGAAACATTTGATGGTAACAAATTttttttgactattattgatgatttctctagaATCACTTGGGTTTTCTTGCTTAAATTCAAGTCTGATGTGTTAATCATGCTGAGACAATTTTTTAAAATGGTTCACACTCAGTTCAAGGCTGTTGTGCAAGTAGTCAGGACTTATAATGGAGGTGAATTTGTTGGTTCACACCTTCAAACTTTCTTCAAAGATTTAGGCATTATACATCATAGAACATGTGTTTATACTCCCCAGCAAAATGGTGTAGCTGAGAGGAAACACAGACATCTACTTGAAGTAGCCAGAGCCCTCAGGTTTCAAGCGCATATTCTACTTTCTTTTTGGGGTCATTGCATTTTAGCAGCCTCCTATATCATCAACAGGTTGCCAACTACTATTTTAGGAGGAAAATCCCCTTATGAAGTATTTTTGGGCAAGAAACCACATCTTACTCATTTGAGAACTCTTGGTTGTTTGTGTTATGGGAGTGTCTTGCCTAGGGTTGATAAATTTGCTCCAAGAACTGTCAAGGCTGTGTTTATGGGGTATTCTGCTATAACCAAGGGTTACATCTTATTTGATCTTTTGAATCAGAAGTTTTTTGTCAACAGAGATGTCCATTTTGTAGAACATGTGTTTCCCTTTAAGGCTGATCTTTCTACTCCAGTGGCTTCCATTTTTTCTCCACCAGCTATTCATGATTTGATACTAGATGATCAATCCACTGATAGTGCTGCTACTTCTCTAATTTCCTCACATGTTGACAATGCTGATACTTAGTTTCCATTGCCTTCTTCTGACGTTAGTCATACAACACCTTTGCCTCCTATAAGGTCTCAAAGGCATACTAAGGTTCCTTTATGGTTAACGGACTTTGTTACTAAAGGATCAGCTAATGCAGTGACTTATCCTCTTGCTGATTCTATCTTCTATGGTAATCTCTCTGCATCTTATCAAGCTTATTTGAGCTCTTTATCATCTGTTCAGAAGCCACAATCTTATCAGGAAGCTGTCTCTGATAGTAGATGGCTTGAGGCTATGCAAGCTGAAATTAAGGCTCTCCAAGACAATGGTACTTGGAGATTAGTTCCCTTACCAAAGGGTAAGTCACCTATTGGATGCAAATGGGTGTACAAAGTCAAGCTTAAGGCAAATGGTGATGTTGAAAGGTATAAGGCTAGGTTAGTTGCTAAAGGCTATAGCCAACAAGAGGGTCTTGATTATCATGAAACATTTTCTCCCGTGGTTAAGATTGTCACAGTGAGGACTGTGTTATATTTAGCTACCTAATATGCTTGGCATATTCACCAACTTGATGTCCATAATGTTTTTCTTCGGGGTGACCTTTATGATGAAGTTTATATGGAGTTGCCTCAGGGTTTTTCTAGCCAAGGGGAGTCTGATCTTGTGTGTAGGCTACAAAAATCTCTTTATG of the Capsicum annuum cultivar UCD-10X-F1 chromosome 11, UCD10Xv1.1, whole genome shotgun sequence genome contains:
- the LOC107848624 gene encoding uncharacterized protein LOC107848624 isoform X1; the encoded protein is MASESDKVLTAKEDKMNEDIMLWHRRLAHASGASLQGMLGYSLDECKSILVGCDICPLAKHTRHPFPCSTSKSSSPFQLLHLDVWGSYYIETFDGNKFFLTIIDDFSRITWVFLLKFKSDVLIMLRQFFKMVHTQFKAVVQVVRTYNGGEFVGSHLQTFFKDLGIIHHRTCVYTPQQNGVAERKHRHLLEVARALRFQAHILLSFWGHCILAASYIINRLPTTILGGKSPYEVFLGKKPHLTHLRTLGCLCYGSVLPRVDKFAPRTVKAVFMGYSAITKGYILFDLLNQKFFVNRDVHFVEHVFPFKADLSTPVASIFSPPAIHDLILDDQSTDSAATSLISSHVDNADT